In a genomic window of Rhizobium acidisoli:
- the tnpB gene encoding IS66 family insertion sequence element accessory protein TnpB (TnpB, as the term is used for proteins encoded by IS66 family insertion elements, is considered an accessory protein, since TnpC, encoded by a neighboring gene, is a DDE family transposase.), which produces MIASGVVVYVSCQPVDFRKGAASLMALVRDGGLDPFNGALYVFRSKRADRIRIVWWDGSGVCLYSKTLEDQGFCWPGISAARIRLDHSQLMALLAGMDWKKIRPTKVRRPLLTG; this is translated from the coding sequence ATGATCGCTTCGGGTGTGGTGGTCTATGTGTCGTGCCAGCCGGTCGACTTCCGCAAGGGAGCCGCCTCTTTGATGGCGCTGGTGCGGGATGGCGGTCTCGATCCCTTCAATGGCGCGCTTTACGTCTTCCGGTCGAAACGGGCCGATCGTATTCGCATTGTCTGGTGGGATGGCAGTGGGGTCTGCCTCTATTCGAAAACCCTGGAAGATCAGGGCTTCTGCTGGCCGGGCATATCGGCGGCACGGATCCGTCTGGACCATTCTCAGCTGATGGCGTTGCTGGCCGGAATGGATTGGAAAAAGATCCGCCCGACCAAGGTCAGGCGCCCCTTGTTGACGGGCTGA